Proteins found in one Brachyspira murdochii DSM 12563 genomic segment:
- a CDS encoding PqqD family peptide modification chaperone: MDEKKDNILESFFKEKDEHNFVLYVPEIIHNNWKINDNGKVLLILETNNPITKISAWLLKKKINKDIEFDELSTSAWLSIDGERCIFEIARLQKAKTDDSFKDALIRLIRFMHYIQNRGWIKYKKVKSKEDVDISKV, from the coding sequence ATGGATGAAAAAAAAGATAATATATTAGAAAGTTTTTTTAAAGAAAAAGATGAGCATAATTTTGTACTTTATGTTCCAGAGATAATTCATAATAATTGGAAAATTAATGATAATGGGAAGGTACTTCTTATATTAGAAACTAATAACCCTATAACAAAAATTTCTGCTTGGCTTTTAAAAAAGAAAATTAATAAAGATATAGAGTTTGATGAGCTTTCAACCTCTGCTTGGCTTAGTATAGACGGAGAGAGATGTATATTTGAAATAGCAAGACTTCAGAAGGCAAAAACTGATGACAGCTTTAAAGATGCTCTTATAAGGCTTATACGCTTTATGCATTATATACAAAATAGAGGGTGGATAAAGTATAAAAAAGTAAAAAGTAAAGAAGATGTTGATATAAGCAAAGTTTAG
- a CDS encoding PLP-dependent cysteine synthase family protein, whose protein sequence is MVYNSILDLIGNTPILRLSNIESKFNLNKNVELYGKVEKSNPAGSIKDRAVKQIILDLFKDGKLKEGSTIIEPTSGNTGIAMAAIGRYLKLNVIIVMPSSMSEERRKLIRDYGAKLELVDGGMDAAVERANQLNKKIPDSVIPGQFVNESNVMAHYLTTAPEIFRDIINLDYIFAGIGTGGTITGIGQYVRDNKKNTKVIGVEPESSPLLTKGRAAPHKIQGIGANFVPQILDLSVVTKIIDVSNDNAVNTAREICFNEGLYVGISSGASVYAAIHLSKELEETDKSDKKIKMLCILPDTGERYSWN, encoded by the coding sequence ATGGTATATAACAGCATACTTGATTTAATAGGAAATACTCCTATATTGAGACTAAGTAATATAGAATCAAAATTTAATTTAAATAAAAATGTAGAATTATACGGAAAAGTTGAAAAGAGTAATCCAGCAGGTTCTATAAAGGATAGAGCTGTAAAGCAAATAATATTAGATTTATTTAAAGATGGCAAACTAAAAGAAGGTTCTACAATAATAGAGCCGACATCTGGTAATACTGGAATTGCTATGGCTGCTATTGGAAGATATTTGAAGCTTAATGTTATAATAGTTATGCCTTCATCTATGTCTGAAGAGAGAAGAAAACTTATAAGAGATTATGGAGCTAAACTAGAATTAGTTGACGGAGGAATGGATGCGGCAGTTGAAAGGGCCAATCAATTAAATAAAAAAATACCTGATTCCGTAATACCGGGTCAGTTTGTTAATGAGTCTAATGTTATGGCACATTATCTTACAACAGCACCTGAAATATTTAGAGATATAATTAATTTGGATTATATATTTGCAGGTATAGGTACTGGCGGTACTATAACAGGTATTGGACAGTATGTAAGAGATAATAAAAAAAATACAAAAGTTATTGGAGTAGAGCCGGAATCTTCCCCGCTTTTAACTAAAGGACGTGCTGCTCCTCATAAGATACAGGGTATAGGTGCTAATTTTGTACCTCAAATTTTGGATTTGAGTGTAGTAACAAAGATAATAGATGTATCAAATGATAATGCCGTAAATACAGCTAGAGAAATTTGTTTTAATGAGGGTTTATATGTAGGAATATCATCTGGAGCTAGTGTTTATGCAGCTATTCATTTGTCTAAAGAATTGGAAGAAACTGATAAGTCAGATAAAAAAATAAAAATGCTTTGTATTCTGCCTGATACAGGTGAGAGATATTCTTGGAATTAA
- the epsC gene encoding serine O-acetyltransferase EpsC, translating to MKLKTFNELPSQKDIKDIVKLIRDYAFPNFFRESPNKDIVKKSIAKLYMNIVTNDSYLLDFIEQLDDITLSLQKDLEFFYQSDPASKSYDEIVLTYPGFRAIFHYRIAHIFYNQNEYLVARTISEFAHSKTGIDIHPGASIGDYFFIDHGTGIVIGETTVIGHHVKIYQGVTLGALSLTNGRSLEGQKRHPTVCDYVTIYANASIFGGNTVIGENAIIGANCIVLESVEENKRLTLNNDM from the coding sequence ATGAAATTAAAAACTTTTAATGAACTTCCTAGTCAAAAAGATATAAAAGATATTGTTAAACTTATTAGAGATTATGCTTTCCCTAATTTTTTTAGAGAGAGTCCTAATAAAGATATTGTAAAGAAGAGTATAGCAAAACTTTATATGAATATAGTTACTAATGATTCTTATTTACTTGATTTTATAGAGCAGCTTGATGATATTACATTGAGTTTGCAGAAAGATTTAGAGTTTTTTTATCAGTCTGATCCTGCTTCAAAATCTTATGATGAAATAGTATTAACTTATCCCGGATTTAGAGCTATTTTTCATTATAGAATAGCACATATATTTTATAATCAAAATGAGTATTTAGTAGCGAGAACTATATCAGAATTCGCCCATTCAAAAACTGGTATAGATATTCACCCGGGTGCTTCTATAGGGGATTATTTCTTTATAGATCATGGTACTGGAATTGTTATAGGAGAAACTACTGTTATAGGTCATCATGTTAAAATATATCAGGGTGTAACTTTAGGGGCATTATCTTTAACTAATGGAAGAAGTTTGGAAGGACAAAAAAGACACCCTACAGTTTGTGATTATGTTACTATATATGCTAATGCTTCTATATTTGGAGGCAATACTGTTATAGGAGAAAATGCTATAATTGGTGCTAACTGTATAGTTTTAGAGTCAGTTGAGGAAAACAAAAGACTTACGCTTAATAATGATATGTAA